From Thermodesulfobacteriota bacterium:
CACAGGGGATGGGCGGAGGAGATGCTCCCGCAGGTGATGGGCTCCCTCTACGGCCGCAAGGAGCAGTTCCTCCATTCCATCGACGTGCTGGCCAGCCGGATGCACAGCCGCAACAGCCCGATCTTCTGGGAATCGGAGCGCAACATCGATTTCCTGCACAGCTTCCTCAAGCGCAAGGCGGAAGTCGACCGGGACGACCGTCCCGAGCTTGCGGAGTGGATCGACCGCTTCGCGCGGGACAAGGCGGAGGCCGCCCGGGATTTCTGGTACGAGACCCTCAAGGGGATCGACGAGAGCCTCAGGGAATTCTTCTGACAGGAGACCGGTCATGCAAAAAAATTTCCTGCTGGCATTGGCGCTGACGATGGCGATCCCCGGCCAGGCACTGGGCCAGGCGGAAGGAGCGAAGGTCTTCGAGCGTTGCGTCCCCTGCCACAGGGGTAACGGCGCCGGAATGGTCGGGATGTACCCGCCTCTGGTGGCGCATGCCCCCGAGATCGTATCGGGCGACCGGTCCTACATCATAAAGGTCCTGCTGTACGGGCTGCAGGGCAAGATCGCCATCAAGAGCCAGAAGATAAAGTACGACGGGACGATGCCCGAATTCTACTCGCTCGGCGATGAAGAGGCCGCCGCGGTCCTCAACTACATCCTCACGAGCTGGGGGAACGACAAGCTGCTGCCGAAGGATTTCAAGCCGATCTCCGCGGACGAGGTCAAGGCCCAGCGCGGGAAGAATCTCACCGGGAAGCAGGTCCATCGTCTCCGGGAGGAATTGAAGCTGGCGGAATAGCGGCATTTGTCGTATGAATTCAAGGAATATTGTATAATTTATCGCAGATTCGCGATGATGCATCGAGACCATTGAAACGGGAGGCAATCCGATGTAAATGACTGATCCGCGCACC
This genomic window contains:
- a CDS encoding cytochrome c translates to MQKNFLLALALTMAIPGQALGQAEGAKVFERCVPCHRGNGAGMVGMYPPLVAHAPEIVSGDRSYIIKVLLYGLQGKIAIKSQKIKYDGTMPEFYSLGDEEAAAVLNYILTSWGNDKLLPKDFKPISADEVKAQRGKNLTGKQVHRLREELKLAE